Within Gemmatimonadaceae bacterium, the genomic segment TACCGTCGGAATTGCAGATCGTGATACTGAACAGGATTGCGAGGAAGAATGGTGCGCCTTAGCCGCGTCAGCGTAATCCATCTCATTCTCGCTCTGTTTGCGGTGGCGCTGATCACTCAGGCGGCGCGCGTGCAGCTCGTGCAGGGCAAGGACTGGGCGGAGCGTGCGCGGCGCCAGCAATACAGGAACGGAGATGTCGCGGCGGCGCGCGGAAATATCTTCGACGCATCCGGCAACGTGCTCGTCGAGAGCCGCGAGATGTTCCGATTGAACGTTGCGCCCGGCGAGGTGAAGGATGCGCCCCGGCTCACGCGTGAGCTCAGGAGGGCCGGGGTAGGGCAGGAGTGGATCCGCGCGTCCACCGACAGGAAGCGGAAATGGGTCTCGCTTCCCGGGCTGTACGTTGCGGCCGACGTTGCCACCTTCACTTCGCTCGCCGGCGTGCACTTCGTTCCGCTCATGATCAGGGAGTACGCGAACACGGCAGGAATCCGTCGGATCGTCGGGAATCTCGATCCCGACGGCCGCGCACTTGGCGGCATCGAGCTCGCGCTGGACAGCGTGCTGAGCGGCGACTCACTGCGCTCGCCCGTCGCCCGGGACGTGCGCGGCCGCCGGCTCGGCTCGCCGGGCGAATGGGAAACAATTCCGCGAGCGGGAAGCAATGTCACGCTTACGATCAATCGTGATCTGCAGGAGATCTGCGAGCGCGCGCTGGCCCGCGCCACCGACAGTCTGAATGCCAGCGGGGGAGACATCGTCGTGATGAATCCCAACAATGGCGAAGTGCTGGCGATGGCGAGTCGGCGGCAGGGAGTGCGCTCGCTGTCGAACACAGCGGTGACCGAGCCGTTCGAACCGGGGTCCACACTCAAGCCGTTCATCGCGGCAGCTCTCCTCGATCGCAAGCGCGCGCGCGCTGACGAGATGATGAACACATTCGGCGGCGAGATGGTGCTGGACGGCCGTCGGTTCACGGACGTTCACAAGGCGCGCGAGCTCACTCTCGCCGATGTCATCAGGTACTCGAGCAACATCGGCATCGTGCAGTTCGCGGCGCGTCTCACGCCGCGCGAGGAGTACGAGACGCTGCGCGACCTCGGGTTGGGGACGGCCACCGGCGTGCCGCTTCCGGGTGAGGCCGACGGCACGCTGCGCGAGCCCCGTCGGTGGACCAATAAATCTGCGGCCTCGATGGTGATGGGGTACGAGCTCAGCGTGACTCCGCTCCAGCTCGTCGCGGCGTACGCGACTCTCGCGAACGGTGGTGAGCTGCTGCAACCGCACGTCATTCGCGAGGTTCGCGGATCCGACGGCGAGCTGATCTACAAAGCCAGGAGGCGCGTTCTGCGCCGCGTGTTCAGCGAACACGCCGCGAACGAGGTAAGGGGATTTCTGAAGAGCGTGGTGGACAGCGGAACCGGCGTGAAGGCAGACCTCGCAACGTTCGAGATGGCGGGCAAGAGCGGCACGGCGCGGCGTGCGGTGCGGGGGCAAGGGTACGTCGAGGGCGATTACACGGCATCGTTCGTGGGCCTCTTTCCCGCCGACAAGCCCCAATACATCGTTCTGGTGAAGCTCGATTCGCCTCGCGGCGCCTATTATGGTGGTGAGATCGCGGCACCCGTTTTGGCGGTCGTGCTGCGGGCGGCACTCGCGGCGCGGGACGCCGCGCTCAATCGCGAGGATCTGGCGAGCGTCGAGCGCGAAGTTCAGCTCCCGTCGTCCGCGGACAGCCCGGCCGCCGGGAAAGCCTCGCCGCAGCGCCCGGCAGCGTCGGTTGAAGATGCAGCCGCGGAGCCGGATACACCGGCGGTTTTCGGCGTTGATCCGGCGCCGTACTCCGAGAAGACGCCGCAGCCAGCGCGGGTCATCTC encodes:
- a CDS encoding penicillin-binding transpeptidase domain-containing protein — protein: MVRLSRVSVIHLILALFAVALITQAARVQLVQGKDWAERARRQQYRNGDVAAARGNIFDASGNVLVESREMFRLNVAPGEVKDAPRLTRELRRAGVGQEWIRASTDRKRKWVSLPGLYVAADVATFTSLAGVHFVPLMIREYANTAGIRRIVGNLDPDGRALGGIELALDSVLSGDSLRSPVARDVRGRRLGSPGEWETIPRAGSNVTLTINRDLQEICERALARATDSLNASGGDIVVMNPNNGEVLAMASRRQGVRSLSNTAVTEPFEPGSTLKPFIAAALLDRKRARADEMMNTFGGEMVLDGRRFTDVHKARELTLADVIRYSSNIGIVQFAARLTPREEYETLRDLGLGTATGVPLPGEADGTLREPRRWTNKSAASMVMGYELSVTPLQLVAAYATLANGGELLQPHVIREVRGSDGELIYKARRRVLRRVFSEHAANEVRGFLKSVVDSGTGVKADLATFEMAGKSGTARRAVRGQGYVEGDYTASFVGLFPADKPQYIVLVKLDSPRGAYYGGEIAAPVLAVVLRAALAARDAALNREDLASVEREVQLPSSADSPAAGKASPQRPAASVEDAAAEPDTPAVFGVDPAPYSEKTPQPARVISLPFVPARVPEDRSPRAVPDVRGLPTRSAVRALHASGFRVTLVSSQDAPTIPAPGTVLPAGAIVKLQHNP